DNA from Algisphaera agarilytica:
CTCGGCTTCGGCGATCACCAACTGCTCGATGTCGAACGCGGTCACGACCTCGTCCCCCAGATCGCCGACCGCTTCGTCGCCCAACCGCCCCACGCCGCGGAGCTCGGGCAGCTCGTTGTTCTCCTGCATCCACAGGTGGACCGCCGCCTGCAGCACCGCCGGGTTCTGCTGGATGATCCGTTCGGACGGGAAGTGCCGGCTCATCGTGAACCCCGCTACCGCCGAGACCAGGTACAGCCCCGCGGTCAATCCCACCGCCCAGCCGGCCGAGCCCTGCCCCACCCGGCTCCACGCGTACCCAAAGAACACACCCACAAGAACAATCGGCCAACTCCAACGCACCTCGAAGTGCTCCGCCGCCACGCCCCACAACACACCCAGCAGCAGCGCCGAGAGAAACAGCAGGCCCCGCTTACGGCTCATCGATTCCGCCCGGCCGTGCATCGCGTCCAGGTCCACCGTCTCTTCGCGGTTGGTGACCTCCGGCAGCGGCGGTAGACCCGGCGCTGGCGTCTCTTTTCCTGGGCTCGGCGGTCGGAGCAGACTCACCGGGCAACCATCGGGTGCACCTTGTTGGTCACCCACTCAAAATCGTTGAACGGAAGGGTCAGCGGCTCGGCCTCGTCCACCGCCCCGGGCAGCGAGATCACGTAGGGCCGGGCCAGGCTTGCGACGTGCCCATCCAGGAACAGCCAGTTGGGCGATTCGTTTTCGTGCGTGCTCGCCCCAACATACGACCGAAACGCCTGCTGCAGCCCCTGCTCTTTGGGGTCGTCGTCGTGGATCGCCGCGGCGACCAACTGCGGGGTGTCGATGTAGTCGGCGATGGCGTAACGCGGCGACTTCTGCGGCAACTCCCCCAGACCGACGAAGGTGCTGGGCTTGGCGATCTCGTACATGTTGGTTTGGAAGGCGTGCTGCGGCTCGTTCACCACCCCGCCGTTGAGCGACGCGTACGGGTTCACGCCGTAGCT
Protein-coding regions in this window:
- a CDS encoding type II secretion system protein codes for the protein MSDRSCLRGGFSLVELLVVMSIIAIMVGFLLPALSKAKSNARAVACANNMRQLGIGFSGFTEDSLGHLYPARQINCGSYDAELAAAGFLGSWIKTTQPYFTAPVQELAKCPSDESPFWTQPTPGFEGMFRLVSYGVNPYASLNGGVVNEPQHAFQTNMYEIAKPSTFVGLGELPQKSPRYAIADYIDTPQLVAAAIHDDDPKEQGLQQAFRSYVGASTHENESPNWLFLDGHVASLARPYVISLPGAVDEAEPLTLPFNDFEWVTNKVHPMVAR